Proteins found in one Balaenoptera ricei isolate mBalRic1 chromosome 18, mBalRic1.hap2, whole genome shotgun sequence genomic segment:
- the RPL21 gene encoding large ribosomal subunit protein eL21, with amino-acid sequence MTNTKGKRRGTRYMFSRPFRKHGVVPLATYMRIYKKGDIVDIKGMGTVQKGMPHKCYHGKTGRVYNVTQHAVGIIVNKQVKGKILAKRINVRIEHIKHSKSRDSFLKRVKENDQKKKEAKEKGTWVQLKRQPAPPREAHFVRTNGKEPELLEPIPYEFMA; translated from the exons ATGACCAacacaaagggaaagaggaggggtaCCCGCTACATGTTCTCTAGGCCTTTTAGAAAACATG gaGTTGTTCCTTTGGCCACATACATGCGAATCTACAAGAAAGGTGATATTGTAGATATCAAG GGAATGGGCACTGTTCAAAAAGGAATGCCCCACAAATGTTACCATGGCAAAACTGGGAGAGTCTACAATGTTACCCAGCATGCTGTTGGCATCATTGTAAACAAACAAGTTAA GGGCAAGATTCTTGCCAAGAGAATTAATGTGCGTATCGAGCATATTAAGCACTCTAAGAGCCGAGATAGCTTCCTGAAACGGGTGAAGGAAAAtgatcagaaaaagaaggaagccaaAGAGAAAGGTACTTGGGTTCAGCTGAAGCGCCAG CCTGCTCCACCCAGAGAAGCACACTTCGTGAGAACCAATGGAAAGGAGCCTGAACTGTTGGAGCCCATTCCCTATGAATTCATGGCATGA